A window from Theobroma cacao cultivar B97-61/B2 chromosome 3, Criollo_cocoa_genome_V2, whole genome shotgun sequence encodes these proteins:
- the LOC18605590 gene encoding uncharacterized protein LOC18605590, whose product MSVGKLKAASAADLMKSEEPNDSLDTFIRQAIGKEPFLSLSKPGDTPVQWIQLLHALDQQDLPGWPLLTPLKVQMQKCDKCSREFCSPINYRRHIRVHHRLKKLDKDSAKNRGLLAAFWDKLSEDEAKEVISFKDVSLEEVPGPSVIKSLTTLVKRPGFSALPQVCLRAGSALLDIVQTRPSRFPISSQELFSILDDASEKTFLCGAAVSMQKYIFDGEAGKIGLETKNLVSSTSFLVEQKLVKAWLADKDAEALRCQKLLVEEEEAAQKRQVELLERKKQKKLRQKEQKAKDQRHGEMEVVKQDMDDSLGVNIPAETSSSLAACDCDRQNPVTLTDQVLLSMERIYFSNPQEDVDYKMQMGFSNGYCDPGTSQNIERRMEQAGGHRHIVVARWKTPPKSQRGVPTGLHASQNSIGFKFGGINKHGTNRERFAAMGNGNKMWSRKPKAVNDGESLKSRAEKQAANQLDQNKNHEVLIGSISVTLGNCSHHEGNNLTEAHDRCLAEYQIPKKNNVHEKSSKLDPVQGVTNRSTIKFWRPVSRHESKSSLQVQNGIREFEVEVIAEKDGDQTSSNESCLRSWVTDSSNGVVSMNTSTLEESVQPGSLQFDSHAAKVFLAGRWKEAIAGEHLTLVLSPNLELPGCSVVEIDSSEKWMVRAGAFEASTGGAAKGKFRTKPEKGAKIRYIPKQRSAI is encoded by the exons ATGTCAGTTGGAAAACTCAAGGCTGCCAGTGCTGCAGATTTAATGAAATCAGAGGAGCCGAATGATTCTTTGGACACTTTCATCAGACAAGCTATTGGAAAAGAACCCTTCCTTTCCTTGTCAAAGCCTGGGGACACTCCAGTCCAATGGATTCAATTGCTCCATGCCTTAGATCAACAAG ATCTCCCAGGCTGGCCTTTGCTCACTCCTCTGAAGGTGCAGATGCAAAAGTGTGATAAGTGTTCGCGAGAATTTTGTTCACCCATTAACTATCGAAGGCATATTCGTGTGCACCATAGGTTGAAAAAACTTGATAAG GATTCTGCTAAAAATAGGGGTCTATTAGCAGCATTTTGGGACAAG CTGTCAGAGGATGAGGCGAAGGAAGTCATATCATTCAAGGACGTGTCATTGGAG GAAGTTCCGGGTCCTTCAGTTATAAAATCATTGACAACACTTGTAAAGAGACCAGGGTTTTCTGCTTTGCCACAAGTTTGCTTGAGGGCAGGTTCTGCCCTTCTG GATATTGTCCAAACTAGACCTTCAAGGTTTCCGATATCTTCACAGGAATTATTTAGTATCCTTGATGATGCAAGTGAAAAGACTTTCCTTTGTGGTGCAGCCGTGTCAATgcaaaaatacatttttgaTGGGGAAGCAGGAAAGATTGGTCTTGAAACCAAAAACTTGGTTTCTAGTACAAGCTTCTTGGTGGAACAGAAATTG GTTAAGGCATGGCTTGCAGACAAGGATGCTGAAGCTTTGAGGTGCCAGAAGTTGCTAGTGGAGGAGGAAGAAGCTGCGCAGAAAAG GCAAGTTGAGCTTCTTGAGAGGAAGAAGCAGAAAAAGCTTAGGCAGAAGGAACAGAAAGCAAAGGACCAAAGACATGGGGAGATGGAAGTAGTTAAGCAGGACATGGATGATTCATTGGGGGTTAACATTCCTGCTGAAACATCCAGCTCTTTAGCTGCTTGTGATTGTGATAGACAAAATCCAGTCACATTGACAGATCAGGTTCTCTTATCTATGGAACGCATTTATTTTTCCAACCCTCAGGAGGATGTAGATTACAAAATGCAGATGGGGTTTAGCAATGGATATTGTGATCCCGGAACTAGTCAGAATATTGAAAGACGAATGGAGCAAGCAGGTGGGCATCGGCATATAGTTGTTGCTAGATGGAAGACTCCACCTAAATCACAGCGAGGGGTGCCTACTGGTCTTCATGCCAGTCAGAATTCTATTGGATTTAAGTTTGGAGGCATAAATAAACATGGAACAAACAGGGAAAGGTTTGCTGCAATGGGTAATGGTAATAAAATGTGGAGCCGAAAGCCTAAAGCAGTAAATGATGGGGAGAGTTTGAAAAGTAGAGCAGAGAAACAAGCAGCAAATCAACtggatcaaaataaaaaccatgAGGTTTTAATTGGCTCTATATCAGTCACACTTGGAAATTGTAGCCATCATGAGGGAAATAATCTCACTGAAGCCCATGACAGGTGCCTGGCAGAGTATCAAATACCAAAGAAGAACAATGTTCACGAGAAATCCAGCAAACTTGATCCTGTTCAGGGTGTTACAAACCGATCAACCATTAAGTTTTGGAGGCCAGTGAGCCGACATGAAAGCAAAAGTTCACTGCAAGTCCAAAACGGCATTAGAGAATTTGAAGTGGAAGTGATTGCTGAAAAGGATGGAGACCAGACATCCTCTAATGAAAGCTGTCTAAGGTCATGGGTAACAGACAGTAGCAATGGTGTAGTAAGCATGAATACTTCGACACTTGAGGAAAGTGTGCAACCAGGAAGCTTGCAGTTTGACAGCCATGCTGCCAAGGTCTTTCTTGCCGGAA GGTGGAAGGAGGCTATTGCAGGCGAACATTTGACATTGGTTCTCTCCCCGAACCTTGAGCTTCCTGGGTGTTCAGTGGTAGAAATTGATTCATCAGAGAAGTGGATGGTTAGGGCGGGGGCTTTTGAGGCTTCTACTGGCGGGGCTGCCAAAGGCAAGTTCAGAACGAAGCCTGAAAAGGGTGCAAAGATAAGGTACATTCCTAAACAAAGATCTGCCATCTAA
- the LOC18605591 gene encoding uncharacterized protein LOC18605591 encodes MSGGVGPTCSDISLPNEEVQGHESSRSDPLKTVPSPAHPSRTRFLTLRQLNCLAVMIITAASAMVSPGDIAFVFFSVIYMYLLLKVAFPRKIPPKDSLVFDPSNKILRLYVTVGAIVGLYLPVAYIFEGVLEGDKAGIKAAAPHVFLLASQVFMEGVAFSARFSIPVRVFVPVFYNSRRIFTLVDWLRTEFSKLDNEYAGSARRLYVGRVLAVANMAFWCFNLFGFLLPVYLPKAFKMYYTQSKVKD; translated from the coding sequence ATGTCAGGAGGGGTTGGTCCAACCTGCAGTGACATTAGCCTGCCAAATGAAGAAGTACAAGGCCATGAAAGCTCCCGCTCAGATCCTCTCAAAACCGTCCCAAGCCCCGCCCATCCATCGAGGACCCGGTTTCTTACCCTTCGACAACTCAATTGTCTTGCTGTTATGATCATCACCGCTGCAAGCGCCATGGTGAGCCCTGGAGACATCGCTTTTGTGTTCTTTTCTGTCATCTACATGTACTTGCTTTTAAAAGTTGCCTTCCCTCGGAAAATTCCTCCAAAAGATTCTTTGGTATTTGATCCAAGTAACAAGATTCTTCGCTTGTATGTAACCGTCGGTGCTATTGTTGGGCTCTATCTCCCCGTAGCTTATATCTTTGAAGGGGTTCTTGAGGGTGATAAAGCAGGGATAAAGGCAGCAGCACCGCATGTTTTTCTTCTGGCTAGTCAAGTTTTCATGGAAGGAGTGGCCTTCTCGGCCAGGTTTTCAATTCCAGTTCGCGTTTTTGTTCCGGTGTTTTACAATTCGAGGAGGATTTTCACCCTTGTAGACTGGCTAAGGACTGAGTTTTCAAAGCTGGACAACGAATATGCAGGATCTGCTAGGAGGCTCTACGTTGGAAGAGTCCTTGCTGTGGCTAATATGGCGTTTTGGTGCTTCAATCTCTTTGGGTTCTTGTTGCCTGTTTATCTACCCAAAGCTTTTAAGATGTATTACACTCAATCTAAGGTAAAAGATTGA
- the LOC18605592 gene encoding SKP1-like protein 21 isoform X2: MSEGVMAVVKPEMKSYIWLQTTDGSIQQVEEEVAMFCPMICREILQTGMGSSKNYAISLPQRVNPAILGLILDYCRFHQVPGHSNKERKTFNEKFVRMDTKRLCELTSAADSLQLKPLVDLTSRALARIIEGKTPEEIRETFHLPDDLTEEEKLEPLRNITDDPRIRLLNRLYARKRKELKEREKLKNVEVEEERVDERSVDDLLSFINGGDQDSKGVRTTKNKKKNRRRKEQLKHSSDSVDVNYNKELDAAPAACNQGNIDNILVPTRSKTSKLQDSSAVIFSPKMEFDDADIDDDIDPAMKEELDREVEDFARRLNSDWPERMQEILSLGHERRLVPMSINGEGPMSRFSKWTAA, from the exons ATGTCAGAAGGTGTTATGGCTGTGGTCAAACCGGAG ATGAAGTCCTACATTTGGCTACAAACTACTGATGGTTCAATCCAGCAAGTGGAAGAGGAGGTTGCCATGTTTTGCCCCATGATATGCCGAGAAATTCTTCAAACAGGCATGGGTTCTTCCAAAAACTATGCTATATCACTTCCACAGCGGGTGAATCCTGCTATTTTGGGCTTAATACTTGATTATTGTCGCTTTCATCAAGTACCAGGTCACTCTAATAAG GAGCGCAAAACTTTTAATGAGAAGTTTGTTAGAATGGATACAAAAAGATTGTGTGAATTGACATCTGCAGCCGACAGCCTGCAATTGAAGCCTTTAGTTGACCTAACAAGCCGTGCACTTGCTCGaataattgaaggaaaaacTCCGGAGGAGATACGGGAAACATTCCATTTACCTGATGACCTCACAGAG GAGGAAAAGTTGGAACCCCTCAGAAATATTACCGATGATCCACGTATCCGGCTTTTAAACCGATTGTATGCCAGAAAAAGGAAGGAattaaaagagagagagaaactgAAG AATGTTGAAGTTGAGGAGGAGCGTGTGGATGAACGCTCAGTAGATGATCTCTTGTCTTTTATAAATGGAGGAGATCAAG ACTCAAAGGGAGTTAGGACTAccaagaataaaaagaaaaataggagaAGAAAAGAGCAACTAAAGCACTCTTCAGATAGTGTTGATGTAAACTATAATAAG GAGTTGGATGCTGCTCCTGCTGCTTGCAATCAAGGCAACATTGATAATATTTTGGTGCCTACTCGTAGTAAAACTTCAAAGTTGCAAGATTCTTCAGCTGTCATTTTTTCACCTAAGATGGAGTTTGATGATGCTGATATTGACGATGATATTGATCCCGCAATGAAGGAGGAACTTGACAG GGAAGTGGAGGACTTTGCTAGGAGGTTGAATTCTGATTGGCCAGAAAGGATGCaagaaattttatcattaGGCCATGAAAGACGACTTGTACCGATGTCAATAAACGGCGAAGGTCCCATGAGTAGATTTTCAA AATGGACGGCTGCTTGA
- the LOC18605592 gene encoding SKP1-like protein 21 isoform X1 — translation MSEGVMAVVKPEMKSYIWLQTTDGSIQQVEEEVAMFCPMICREILQTGMGSSKNYAISLPQRVNPAILGLILDYCRFHQVPGHSNKERKTFNEKFVRMDTKRLCELTSAADSLQLKPLVDLTSRALARIIEGKTPEEIRETFHLPDDLTEEEKLEPLRNITDDPRIRLLNRLYARKRKELKEREKLKNVEVEEERVDERSVDDLLSFINGGDQDSKGVRTTKNKKKNRRRKEQLKHSSDSVDVNYNKELDAAPAACNQGNIDNILVPTRSKTSKLQDSSAVIFSPKMEFDDADIDDDIDPAMKEELDREVEDFARRLNSDWPERMQEILSLGHERRLVPMSINGEGPMSRFSSLGRRY, via the exons ATGTCAGAAGGTGTTATGGCTGTGGTCAAACCGGAG ATGAAGTCCTACATTTGGCTACAAACTACTGATGGTTCAATCCAGCAAGTGGAAGAGGAGGTTGCCATGTTTTGCCCCATGATATGCCGAGAAATTCTTCAAACAGGCATGGGTTCTTCCAAAAACTATGCTATATCACTTCCACAGCGGGTGAATCCTGCTATTTTGGGCTTAATACTTGATTATTGTCGCTTTCATCAAGTACCAGGTCACTCTAATAAG GAGCGCAAAACTTTTAATGAGAAGTTTGTTAGAATGGATACAAAAAGATTGTGTGAATTGACATCTGCAGCCGACAGCCTGCAATTGAAGCCTTTAGTTGACCTAACAAGCCGTGCACTTGCTCGaataattgaaggaaaaacTCCGGAGGAGATACGGGAAACATTCCATTTACCTGATGACCTCACAGAG GAGGAAAAGTTGGAACCCCTCAGAAATATTACCGATGATCCACGTATCCGGCTTTTAAACCGATTGTATGCCAGAAAAAGGAAGGAattaaaagagagagagaaactgAAG AATGTTGAAGTTGAGGAGGAGCGTGTGGATGAACGCTCAGTAGATGATCTCTTGTCTTTTATAAATGGAGGAGATCAAG ACTCAAAGGGAGTTAGGACTAccaagaataaaaagaaaaataggagaAGAAAAGAGCAACTAAAGCACTCTTCAGATAGTGTTGATGTAAACTATAATAAG GAGTTGGATGCTGCTCCTGCTGCTTGCAATCAAGGCAACATTGATAATATTTTGGTGCCTACTCGTAGTAAAACTTCAAAGTTGCAAGATTCTTCAGCTGTCATTTTTTCACCTAAGATGGAGTTTGATGATGCTGATATTGACGATGATATTGATCCCGCAATGAAGGAGGAACTTGACAG GGAAGTGGAGGACTTTGCTAGGAGGTTGAATTCTGATTGGCCAGAAAGGATGCaagaaattttatcattaGGCCATGAAAGACGACTTGTACCGATGTCAATAAACGGCGAAGGTCCCATGAGTAGATTTTCAA GTTTGGGCAGGAGATACTAA
- the LOC18605593 gene encoding short-chain dehydrogenase TIC 32, chloroplastic yields MWLFSRKGPSGFSSSSTAEEVTQGIDGTGLTAIVTGASSGIGTETTRVLALRGVHVIMGVRNMAAGKDVKEAIVKEIPTAKVDAMELDLSSMASVKKFASDFSSSGRPLNLLINNAGIMATPFMLSKDNIELQFATNHIGHFLLTNLLLDTMKKTARASKREGRIINVSSVAHHYTYKEGIRFDKINDKSGYSSFAAYGQSKLANVLHANELARRLKEDGVDITANSLHPGAIVTNLFRHKGIVDGIVNIFGRVALKKVQQGAATTCYVALHPQVKGKTGEYFEDSNIGQASAHGRNVELAKKLWDFSMKMVK; encoded by the exons ATGTGGCTGTTTAGCAGAAAAGGGCCATCTGGTTTCTCATCATCGTCCACTGCAGAGGAAGTTACACAAGGAATTGATGGCACTGGTCTCACTGCCATTGTTACAG GAGCATCCAGTGGTATTGGCACTGAAACTACACGTGTTCTTGCACTGCGTGGTGTTCATGTAATTATGGGAGTCAGAAATATGGCTGCTGGTAAAGATGTCAAAGAAGCAATTGTCAAGGAAATTCCAACAGCTAAGGTTGATGCGATGGAATTGGACCTCAGTTCAATGGCATCTGTGAAGAAATTTGCATCAGATTTCAGCTCCTCGGGTCGTCCACTAAATCTCCTTAT TAATAATGCAGGAATTATGGCAACTCCTTTCATGCTTTCGAAGGATAACATAGAACTACAGTTTGCAACTAACCACATAG gtcattttcttttgacaAATCTCTTGCTGGACACTATGAAGAAAACTGCACGTGCAAGtaaaagagaaggaagaatTATAAATGTCTCATCAGTCGCTCACCATTACACATATAAGGAAGGAATTCGTTTTGACAAGATTAATGATAAATCAGG GTACAGCAGTTTTGCCGCATATGGCCAATCAAAGCTTGCTAATGTTCTACATGCTAATGAATTAGCTAGACGCCTAAAG GAAGATGGAGTGGATATAACTGCAAATTCACTTCATCCAGGAGCAATTGTCACCAATCTTTTCCGGCATAAGGGCATTGTTGATG GCATTGTTAATATCTTCGGTAGGGTTGCACTTAAAAAAGTCCAGCAG GGAGCAGCCACAACATGCTATGTGGCATTGCATCCACAAGTAAAAGGTAAAACTGGTGAATATTTCGAGGACAGTAACATAGGCCAAGCGAGTGCACACGGCAGGAATGTTGAGTTGGCAAAGAAACTCTGGGATTTCAGCATGAAGATGGTTAAATGA